The following are from one region of the Strigops habroptila isolate Jane chromosome 22, bStrHab1.2.pri, whole genome shotgun sequence genome:
- the LOC115602499 gene encoding loricrin-like: MAVVAEDPKDTRAKDHLAMEEEEAAVATVEVVVLFTRPTYHRPPSEEKEVQATRAKDPLVAAVEVEEVVVVQATRDKDPSALLEEEEEEVVVVEAVVVQATRVRVPSVLVEVEEEEEEGEEEEEVVVQVIKAKAPSVLVEEAVVVVEVVPANKAKAPSALVEVVVVEVVVQVIRFKAPSVLVEEAVVVEEVALAIRAKVPSASLEEVVVEEAVPATRTKAPSALEVVEEEVVVQVIKAKAPSALEVVQVVVVVVVVQVIKAKAPSVLVEEAVVVVVEEAVLAIRAKVPSASLAEVVEEEVVVPAIRAPSALVEVVVVAEAVPATRAKAPSALEVVEEEVVVQVIKAKDPSALEVAGQGPICIGGGSIGGGGGGSGHQGQGSICIIGGGSSGGGGSGGGSSSSGVIARPRRSSGCHSGGSSCCGGSSSGSSGGSGKIIVSSGGGGGGSCCSGGSSGYSMGGGYSGGSSGGSGQKIIVSSGGGGGGCSGGSSGGSSGGKIIIGGGGGGGSAGCCSGGSSMGGGSSGGSSGSKSIIGGGGSGGSSGCCSGGSSGGSSGGKIIIVGGGSGGSSGGYSGGSSGGSSGSKSIIGGGGSGGSSGCCSGGSSGGSSGGKIIIVGGGSNGGSCGCCSGGSSYGMGGGSSGGSSGSKSIIGGGSSGDSSGYCSGGSSGGSSGGKIIIVGGGSSGGSSGCCSGGSSYGMGGGSSGGSSGSKSIIGGGSSGGSSGCCSGGSSSYGMGGGYSGGSSGGSGQKIIISSGGGGGGSSGGCCSGGSSGGSSGGKIIIGGGSGGGSSGCCSGGSSGGSGSSSGQPIIISSGGGSGGSYQSSQQKCPIVIPHIESHQTKQSCYWPPSQQK; encoded by the exons ATGGCGGTGGTGGCGGAGGATCCCAAGGATACCAGAGCCAAGGATCATCTTgccatggaggaggaggaggcagcagtggctacggtggaggtggtggtgctATTTACCAGACCCACATATCATCGCCCCCCTTCGGAGGAGAAGGAGGTTCAGGCCACCAGAGCCAAGGATCCATTGGTGGCGGcggtggaggtggaggaggtggtggtggttcaGGCCACCAGGGACAAGGACCCATCTGCATTattggaggaggaggaggaggaggtggtggtggtggaggcaGTGGTGGTTCAGGCCACCAGAGTCAGGGTCCCATCTGTATTagtggaggtggaggaggaggaggag gagggggaggaggaggaggaggtggtggttcAGGTCATCAAAGCCAAGGCCCCATCTGTATTGGTGGAGgaagcagtggtggtggtggaggtggttCCAGCCAACAAAGCCAAGGCCCCATCTGCAttggtggaggtggtggtggtggaggtggtggttCAGGTCATCAGATTCAAGGCCCCATCTGTATTGGTGGAGGAAGcagtggtggtggaggaggtgGCTCTGGCCATCAGGGCCAAGGTCCCATCTGCATCATTGGAGGAGGTAGTGGTGGAGGAGGCGGTTCCAGCCACCAGAACCAAGGCCCCATCTGCATtggaggtggtggaggaggaggtggtggttcAGGTTATCAAAGCCAAGGCCCCATCTGCATTGGAGGTGGtgcaggtggtggtggtggtggtggtggttcaGGTCATCAAAGCCAAGGCCCCATCTGTATTGGTGGAGgaagcagtggtggtggtggtggaggaggcGGTTCTGGCCATCAGGGCCAAGGTCCCATCTGCATCATTGGCGGAGGtagtggaggaggaggtggtggttcCAGCCATCAGGGCCCCATCTGCAttggtggaggtggtggtggtggcggaGGCGGTTCCAGCCACCAGAGCCAAGGCCCCATCTGCATtggaggtggtggaggaggaggtggtggttcAGGTCATCAAAGCCAAGGACCCATCTGCATTGGAGGTGGCA GGCCAAGGCCCAATATGCATTGGAGGTGGCAGCATcggaggaggaggtggtggttcAGGCCACCAGGGTCAAGGATCCATCTGCATCATTGGGGGAGGTAGCTcaggaggaggtggcagtggAGGTGGTTCATCCAGTTCTGGAG TCATTGCCAGACCAAGAAGG TCCAGTGGGTGTCACAGCGGTGGCTCCTCCTGCTGTGGGGGCTCCAGCTCAGGCAGCAGCGGGGGCTCTGGCAAGATCATTGTCAGCTctggaggtggaggaggtggatcctgctgcagtgggggCTCCTCAGGCTACAGCATGGGAGGAGGCTACAGTGGTGGATCCAGTGGAGGATCTGGCCAGAAGATTATTGTTAGCTCaggtgggggaggaggaggctgcagtGGGGGATCCAGTGGTGGATCTTCAGGGGGCAAGATCAtcattggaggtggaggtggtgggggTTCCGCTGGATGTTGCAGTGGAGGATCCAGCATGGGAGGAGGATCCAGTGGTGGGTCTTCAGGATCAAAGAGCATCATTGGAGGGGGAGGTAGTGGAGGTTCCTCTGGATGTTGCAGTGGGGGATCCAGTGGTGGGTCTTCAGGGGGCAAGATCATCATTGTAGGTGGGGGTAGTGGGGGATCTTCTGGAGGCTATAGTGGAGGATCCAGTGGTGGGTCTTCAGGGTCAAAGAGCATCATCGGAGGGGGAGGTAGTGGAGGTTCCTCTGGATGTTGCAGTGGGGGATCCAGTGGTGGGTCTTCAGGGGGCAAGATCATCATTGTAGGTGGGGGTA gtAATGGGGGATCATGTGGATGCTGCAGTGGAGGATCCAGCTATGGCATGGGAGGAGGATCTAGTGGTGGATCTTCAGGATCAAAGAGCATCATTGGAGGTGGAAGCAGTGGAGATTCCTCTGGATATTGCAGTGGGGGATCCAGTGGTGGGTCTTCAGGGGGCAAGATCATCATTGTAGGTGGGGGTA GTAGTGGGGGTTCCTCTGGATGCTGCAGTGGAGGATCCAGCTATGGCATGGGAGGAGGATCCAGTGGTGGGTCTTCAGGATCAAAGAGCATCATTGGAGGTGGAAGCAGTGGGGGTTCCTCTGGATGTTGCAGTGGAGGCTCCTCAAGCTACGGCATGGGAGGAGGCTACAGTGGTGGATCTAGTGGGGGATCTGGCCAGAAGATCATTATCAGCTCaggtgggggaggaggaggatcatctggaggctgctgcagtgggggaTCCAGTGGTGGGTCTTCAGGAGGCAAGATCATCATTGGAGGTGGAAGTGGTGGCGGTTCCTCTGGATGCTGCAGTGGAGGATCCAGTGGTGGCAGTGGCAGTTCCTCGGGCCAGCCAATCATCATCAGCTCTGGAGGGGGCAGCGGAGGGTCCTACCAGTCCTCGCAGCAGAAATGTCCTATTGTCATCCCCCACATCGAGTCCCACCAAACCAAGCAATCCTGCTACTGGCCCCCCAGCCAGCAGAAGTAA